A single genomic interval of Haloterrigena salifodinae harbors:
- a CDS encoding mandelate racemase/muconate lactonizing enzyme family protein gives MGVDYSQLHDPNAEYTMRDLSAETMQVTRERGGGRDIEITDIQTTMIDGNFPWTLVRIYTDAGIVGTGEAYWGAGVPELIQRMTPFLQGENPLDIDRLTEHLVQKMSGEGSIAGVTVTAIAGIEVALHDLAGKILEVPAYQLLGGKYRDEVRVYCDCHTEEEADPEACADEAERVVEDLGYDALKFDLDVPSGHEKDRANRHLREPEIEHKAKIVEKVTERVGDRADVAFDCHWTFSGGSAKRLAKRLEEYDVWWLEDPVPPENHDVQREVTQSTETPITVGENVYRKHGQRRLLEEQAVDIIAPDMPKVGGMRETRKIADLADMYYVPVAMHNVSSPVATTASAHVGAAIPNSLAVEYHSYELGWWEDLVEEDVIEDGYIEIPEEPGLGVTLDMDVVEEHMVEGEELFDEA, from the coding sequence ATGGGAGTCGATTACTCACAGCTGCACGATCCGAACGCCGAGTATACGATGCGCGACCTCTCGGCGGAGACGATGCAGGTCACCCGCGAACGCGGGGGCGGCCGGGACATCGAGATCACCGACATCCAGACGACGATGATCGACGGGAACTTCCCGTGGACGCTGGTCCGAATCTACACCGACGCCGGCATCGTCGGCACCGGCGAAGCCTACTGGGGCGCCGGCGTCCCGGAACTGATCCAGCGGATGACGCCCTTCCTGCAGGGCGAAAACCCGCTGGACATCGATCGGCTGACCGAGCACCTCGTCCAGAAGATGTCCGGCGAGGGGTCGATCGCCGGCGTCACCGTCACCGCCATCGCGGGCATCGAGGTCGCCCTGCACGATCTGGCGGGGAAGATTCTCGAGGTGCCGGCCTACCAGCTGCTGGGCGGGAAGTACCGCGACGAGGTCCGTGTCTACTGTGACTGTCACACCGAAGAGGAGGCCGACCCCGAGGCCTGCGCCGACGAGGCCGAACGCGTCGTCGAGGACCTGGGTTACGACGCCCTGAAGTTCGACCTCGACGTCCCCTCGGGCCACGAGAAGGACCGCGCGAACCGCCACCTCCGCGAGCCCGAGATCGAGCACAAGGCCAAGATCGTCGAGAAGGTCACCGAGCGCGTCGGCGACCGCGCCGACGTCGCCTTCGACTGCCACTGGACGTTCTCCGGAGGCAGCGCGAAGCGACTCGCAAAGCGCTTAGAGGAGTACGACGTCTGGTGGCTCGAAGACCCCGTCCCGCCGGAGAACCACGACGTTCAGCGGGAGGTTACCCAGTCGACCGAGACGCCGATCACGGTCGGCGAAAACGTCTACCGGAAACACGGCCAGCGCCGCCTGCTCGAGGAGCAGGCCGTCGACATCATCGCGCCCGACATGCCCAAAGTCGGCGGCATGCGTGAGACGCGAAAGATCGCCGACCTCGCGGACATGTACTACGTGCCGGTCGCGATGCACAACGTCTCCTCACCGGTCGCGACGACGGCCAGCGCCCACGTCGGCGCGGCGATCCCGAACTCGCTGGCCGTCGAGTACCACTCCTACGAACTCGGCTGGTGGGAGGACTTAGTCGA
- a CDS encoding alanyl-tRNA editing protein, whose translation MTGQRAAREPYTTRFETEVTSIDGRTVWLETSYFYGTSDGQPADRGTVGDATVTDVRLVDGEQAHVLAEEPSFRAGHRVLCSIDWSFRMYCMRAHTAAHICYGAARRCIESPGYAGLEIGEETVAIDLETAPLDDEALIELDELINRTVWQSRPISWESVPVATARERDDIIFDAERSGTAVEKGRVRVVTIGDEDDTGHGMATADAGEPWNVAACGGTHVRNTREVGPVTVLGCSSPDEGIRRIEFAVGPQAIDRRTAEKRAAFAASAALDVDLEDVGDELERA comes from the coding sequence ATGACCGGACAACGGGCAGCCAGGGAGCCCTACACCACGCGATTCGAAACCGAGGTGACGTCCATCGACGGGCGCACGGTCTGGCTGGAGACGAGTTACTTCTACGGGACGAGCGACGGCCAACCGGCCGACCGCGGGACCGTCGGCGACGCGACGGTCACCGACGTGCGACTGGTCGACGGCGAACAGGCTCACGTGCTGGCCGAGGAACCGTCGTTCAGGGCGGGCCATCGCGTGCTCTGTTCGATCGACTGGTCGTTTCGCATGTACTGCATGCGCGCGCACACGGCCGCCCACATCTGCTACGGCGCCGCCAGGCGCTGCATCGAGTCCCCGGGGTACGCCGGCCTCGAGATCGGCGAGGAGACGGTTGCGATCGACCTCGAGACCGCGCCGCTCGACGACGAGGCACTGATCGAACTCGACGAGTTGATCAACCGGACCGTCTGGCAGTCGAGGCCGATCTCCTGGGAGAGCGTCCCCGTCGCGACGGCGCGCGAGCGCGACGATATCATTTTCGACGCGGAGCGATCCGGGACGGCCGTCGAAAAGGGACGGGTCCGCGTCGTGACGATCGGCGACGAGGACGACACCGGCCACGGAATGGCGACCGCGGACGCGGGGGAGCCGTGGAACGTGGCGGCCTGCGGCGGGACCCATGTCCGGAACACCCGCGAGGTCGGACCCGTCACGGTGCTCGGCTGCTCGAGCCCCGACGAAGGAATCCGCCGGATCGAGTTCGCCGTCGGTCCGCAGGCGATCGACCGACGGACGGCCGAGAAGCGGGCCGCCTTCGCCGCGTCGGCAGCATTAGACGTCGACCTCGAGGACGTCGGCGACGAACTCGAACGCGCCTGA
- a CDS encoding helix-turn-helix domain-containing protein produces the protein MAKYSTGSSSGGGGTSCELCGAESDSLRLATVAGAELEVCPDCAPHDDTQQRSGSSRGSRGQGQGRSDSNDEPSRKQKAAQNVAKANPVWDGDSKHWEQEGTNYDDDPLPYLVSGYGDKLEAARQDAGLQREELAEELGAREKDLLAVEQGRAAQDGVGGGLIEALEERLDVTLSE, from the coding sequence ATGGCTAAGTATTCGACCGGTTCGTCCTCCGGCGGCGGCGGGACGAGCTGCGAACTCTGCGGTGCCGAGAGTGACTCGCTTCGACTCGCCACGGTCGCCGGCGCCGAACTCGAGGTCTGTCCGGACTGTGCACCTCACGACGACACCCAGCAGCGCTCGGGGTCCAGTCGCGGCTCTCGAGGCCAGGGACAGGGACGGAGCGACTCGAACGACGAACCGAGCCGCAAGCAGAAGGCCGCTCAGAACGTCGCCAAGGCGAACCCGGTCTGGGACGGCGACTCCAAGCACTGGGAGCAGGAGGGAACGAACTACGACGACGATCCGCTGCCGTATCTCGTCTCCGGTTACGGCGATAAGTTGGAGGCGGCGCGCCAGGACGCCGGCCTGCAGCGCGAGGAACTCGCCGAGGAACTCGGCGCGCGCGAGAAGGACCTCCTCGCGGTCGAACAGGGCCGGGCGGCTCAGGACGGCGTCGGCGGCGGCCTGATCGAAGCCCTCGAGGAGCGACTGGACGTGACGCTGTCCGAGTGA
- a CDS encoding DUF420 domain-containing protein: MEYVPRERVNILTAVLSVVSLAIVFAAAGGRIPSSTVPIAPDWVLESIPLLNALISAAAIGTITVGWRAIRRGNVDRHRLAMVSSFVLFAAFLTFYLYRLVATGGPQPFPGPETIKQFVYYPVLAIHIFLAIVCVPLVYYALLLAGAYPIDELYRTNHARVGRIAASLWLISFSLGIVVYVLLHVVY, from the coding sequence ATGGAGTACGTCCCTCGAGAGCGCGTCAATATCCTGACGGCCGTCCTGAGTGTCGTCTCACTCGCGATCGTCTTCGCGGCCGCGGGCGGCCGGATACCGTCCTCAACGGTACCAATCGCGCCCGACTGGGTCCTCGAGTCGATCCCCCTCCTCAACGCACTCATCAGCGCCGCGGCGATCGGGACGATTACCGTGGGTTGGCGGGCGATCCGTCGTGGGAACGTCGATCGCCACCGGCTGGCGATGGTCTCCTCGTTCGTCCTATTCGCGGCCTTCCTGACCTTCTACCTCTACCGGCTGGTTGCGACCGGGGGACCGCAGCCGTTCCCCGGACCCGAGACGATCAAACAGTTCGTCTACTACCCGGTCCTCGCGATTCACATTTTCCTCGCAATCGTCTGCGTGCCGCTGGTCTACTACGCGCTGTTGCTCGCCGGCGCGTATCCGATTGACGAACTCTACCGGACGAACCACGCCCGCGTCGGTCGAATCGCCGCGAGCCTGTGGCTGATCTCCTTCTCGCTGGGGATCGTCGTCTACGTGCTGTTGCACGTGGTCTACTGA
- the purF gene encoding amidophosphoribosyltransferase: MTEKCGVVGVSLDGRDAARPLYYALYALQHRGQESAGIVTHDGFQQHSHVEMGLVGDAFGEDDLDTLNGAAGIGHVRYPTAGSVDSSCAQPFSVSFKSGSLGLSHNGNLVNADEIRDELAAAGHAFTSDGDTEVIAHDLARNLLEEDLVRAVKHTMQRIHGSYSLTISHDDTILGVRDPQGNRPLCIGELEDGYILASESAAIDTLDGELVRDVRPGELVVLQADGQGFDSYQLVEKENTAHCFFEHVYFARPDSVIDETLVYEARRNLGRKLWEESGVETDVVMPVPDSGRAFASGYADAASETTADGEPRDSEDIGVEFAEGLMKNRYVGRTFIMPTQDERERAVRLKLNPIKSTIEGKTVTVIDDSIVRGTTSTQLVQLLKDCGAEEVHVRIGAPEIVAPCYMGIDMATREELIASDKSTDEIRDEIQADSLAYLSTDAVAEVLGKERLDLCLGCVTGEYPYDIEGEETDRDVSRPDVGGQQLPADD; encoded by the coding sequence ATGACCGAAAAGTGCGGCGTCGTCGGCGTCTCACTCGACGGTCGAGACGCGGCGCGGCCGTTGTACTACGCGCTCTATGCGCTCCAGCACCGCGGCCAGGAGTCTGCCGGAATCGTCACCCACGACGGCTTCCAGCAGCACAGCCACGTCGAGATGGGCCTGGTGGGCGACGCCTTCGGCGAGGACGACCTCGACACGCTCAACGGGGCAGCGGGGATCGGCCACGTCCGGTATCCGACGGCCGGCTCGGTCGATTCCTCGTGTGCCCAGCCGTTCTCCGTCTCCTTCAAGAGTGGTTCGCTGGGGCTTTCCCACAACGGCAACCTCGTCAACGCCGACGAGATCCGCGACGAACTCGCCGCCGCGGGCCACGCCTTCACCAGCGACGGCGACACCGAGGTCATCGCCCACGACCTCGCGCGCAACTTACTCGAGGAGGACCTCGTGCGTGCGGTCAAGCACACGATGCAACGCATCCACGGCTCCTACTCGCTGACGATCAGCCACGACGACACCATCCTCGGCGTGCGCGACCCGCAGGGGAACCGGCCGCTCTGTATTGGCGAACTCGAGGACGGCTACATCCTCGCCTCGGAGTCGGCGGCGATCGACACGTTAGACGGCGAACTCGTCCGCGACGTGCGACCGGGCGAACTCGTCGTCCTGCAGGCCGACGGCCAGGGATTCGACTCTTACCAGCTCGTCGAGAAGGAGAACACCGCGCATTGCTTCTTCGAACACGTCTACTTCGCCCGCCCCGACAGCGTCATCGACGAGACGCTGGTCTACGAGGCCCGCCGGAACCTCGGCCGCAAGCTCTGGGAGGAAAGCGGCGTCGAGACCGACGTCGTCATGCCCGTTCCGGACTCCGGGCGCGCCTTCGCCTCGGGCTACGCGGACGCCGCGAGCGAGACGACCGCCGACGGCGAGCCTCGAGATTCCGAGGATATCGGCGTCGAGTTCGCCGAGGGGCTGATGAAGAACCGCTACGTCGGCCGCACGTTCATCATGCCGACCCAGGACGAGCGCGAGCGCGCGGTGCGGCTGAAGCTCAACCCGATCAAATCGACGATTGAGGGCAAGACCGTCACAGTCATCGACGACTCGATCGTCCGCGGGACGACCTCCACGCAACTGGTCCAGCTGCTCAAGGACTGCGGTGCTGAGGAGGTCCACGTCCGCATCGGCGCCCCGGAGATCGTCGCGCCCTGCTACATGGGGATCGACATGGCCACCCGCGAGGAACTGATCGCCTCGGATAAATCGACCGACGAGATCCGCGACGAGATTCAGGCCGACAGCCTCGCCTACCTCTCGACCGACGCCGTCGCCGAGGTGCTCGGGAAAGAGCGACTCGACCTCTGTCTGGGTTGTGTCACCGGCGAATACCCCTACGATATCGAGGGTGAGGAAACCGACCGCGACGTCTCTCGCCCGGATGTCGGCGGGCAGCAGCTTCCGGCGGACGACTAG
- a CDS encoding SLC13 family permease encodes MNRSDAIDVARSPVVAFPLAVVVAVATWVLASGSAATMLSITLFCIVLWVLTPVPPSYTGLIALGLIAVAVSTELALAGFQKPATWLIGFGLLMGEATRQSGLANGVGRWIATRSIGDAADGDSLRAYRRLLLALSIGAHALAFLVPSALVRILALAPILRELGSLFDSRRAQVGLYLGPLFATFYGSAGILTADLPNIIISGFGESIAGHTISWSEWSLHMYPVMGLLRVLLVVGIVYALFRPAADSSFELPGDERSSDDGAQRRMLAFLLVGTLIWATDFVHGFHPVVGAVAVVILAYLPSLGVADFETVGSDVDFTILFFIAAVFAIGDGLTRTGFTDSAATQLLAFVPSDGPLAVVLAAVFLITFALTFLMEGLAVASVLTPILIPYIDAAGLPFTPVLLAETMALSSYFFPYQSAVLIVILNEGDVRTRELIVATVACSLATILLLLPVQFGLFSLFY; translated from the coding sequence ATGAACCGATCGGACGCGATCGACGTCGCGCGGTCGCCGGTGGTAGCGTTCCCGCTCGCCGTCGTCGTCGCCGTCGCGACGTGGGTTCTCGCCTCGGGGTCGGCGGCGACGATGCTATCGATCACGCTCTTCTGTATCGTCCTCTGGGTCCTGACGCCGGTACCGCCGTCGTACACGGGGTTGATCGCGCTCGGACTGATCGCCGTTGCCGTCTCGACGGAACTCGCACTCGCCGGATTCCAGAAGCCGGCGACGTGGCTCATCGGCTTCGGGTTACTGATGGGCGAGGCGACGCGCCAGAGCGGCCTCGCGAACGGCGTCGGTCGGTGGATCGCGACCAGAAGCATCGGCGACGCGGCCGACGGCGACTCGCTCCGAGCGTACCGTCGCCTGTTGCTCGCGCTCTCGATCGGCGCCCACGCGCTTGCCTTTCTCGTGCCGTCGGCGCTCGTCCGCATCCTCGCGCTCGCGCCCATCCTTCGGGAACTCGGCTCCCTGTTCGACTCCCGCCGGGCGCAGGTCGGCCTCTATCTCGGCCCGCTGTTCGCCACGTTCTACGGCTCGGCGGGGATTCTGACCGCGGACCTGCCGAACATCATCATCTCCGGGTTCGGGGAATCGATCGCCGGCCACACCATCTCCTGGTCCGAGTGGTCGCTCCACATGTATCCCGTCATGGGGCTTCTCCGTGTGCTGCTGGTCGTCGGCATCGTCTACGCCCTCTTCCGGCCCGCGGCCGACTCGAGTTTCGAACTGCCCGGAGACGAGCGGTCGTCCGACGACGGAGCCCAGCGACGGATGCTCGCGTTCCTGCTCGTCGGGACGCTGATCTGGGCGACGGACTTCGTCCACGGCTTCCATCCGGTGGTCGGTGCGGTCGCCGTCGTCATCCTGGCGTACCTGCCCTCCCTCGGCGTCGCCGACTTCGAGACCGTCGGGAGCGACGTCGACTTCACGATCCTCTTTTTCATCGCCGCGGTGTTCGCGATCGGCGACGGACTGACCCGAACCGGGTTCACCGATAGTGCGGCGACCCAGCTACTCGCGTTCGTCCCGTCCGACGGACCGCTCGCGGTCGTTCTCGCCGCCGTCTTCCTCATCACGTTCGCGCTGACCTTCCTGATGGAGGGGTTGGCCGTCGCGAGCGTGCTGACGCCGATCCTGATCCCGTACATCGACGCGGCGGGGCTCCCGTTTACGCCCGTCTTGCTCGCGGAAACGATGGCGCTGAGTTCGTACTTCTTCCCCTACCAGTCGGCGGTCCTCATCGTCATTCTGAACGAGGGCGACGTCCGGACGCGGGAGTTGATCGTCGCCACGGTCGCCTGCTCGCTCGCGACGATCCTGCTCTTGCTCCCCGTTCAGTTCGGTCTCTTCAGCCTCTTCTACTAG